The Leisingera daeponensis DSM 23529 genome includes the window ATAATGCCCCCCTCAACCCATTGCCTGCCGCGGTGGTGGCGCTGGTCCTGATCATCATCGGGATCGAGGCTGTCTTGTCACTCGGCGCGCGCGGCATACTGGGCGGTCCGGAGGCGATCGGCTGGCGGCTGGAGGCGATTCAGTCCTATGCGTTTTCCAGCGAGATCTTCTGGTGGATGCAGGACAGCGGCCGCTGGCTGCCGGAGCACCTGAAACGCTTCGTGTCCTACACCTTCGTGCATGGCGCCTTTACCCACGCGCTGTTTGTCTGCGTCTTCGTGCTGGCGATGGGCAAGATGGTGGGCGAGGTGATGGGCGACTTGGCGATGGTGGTCATCTTCATCCTGTCCGGCGCCGGCGGCGCGCTGGGCTATGCTCTGCTGGTCAGCGGCGGCCAGCCCCTGATCGGCGGGTTTCCGGCGGTTTACGGGCTGATCGGGGCGTTCACCTTTTTGCTGTGGCGCTCGCTGGCCTCGGTCGGAGCGCAGCAAAGCCGGGCATTTTCGCTGATTGCGTTCCTGATGGGGGCGCAGCTGCTATTCGGGCTGCTGTTCGGCGGGCAGAAGGACTGGGTGGCCGATCTGGCGGGCTTTGCCACCGGGTTCGGCCTGTCGTTCTTTCTGGCGCCGGGCGGCTGGGCGCGGATCCGCAACCGCATCCGCCACGACTGAAACGGCGCGCTCCCGCCCGCTGGCGACGCCCCTGGCGGGCCATCGCCAGCCGTTGGGCCGGGCCGCGCTGCCGCGCGGCGGCTGTGCCGCGCTTGACCCGGGACTGGCCGGGAGGGTCAGCCCTGTTTCTTCAATGGGCAGGTGTTCAGGCCCAGGATCTGATAGACCGGGCAGTAGCCCATCAGGCCGGTCGCCAGCGGCACCAGACCGATGAGGCCCCACAGGGTTTGCGGGCCGATGAACACCAGCGACAGCAGGATCAGGCCAAGAATGATGCGCAGGGCGCGGTCGAGGGTGCCTTCGTTACGGGGCATAGCGTGGTCCTTTCGAACTCAGGTTGCAAATTCTGAGCCCATTTTAGACCGCGGCGGGGGCGGCTGTCGGTGACAGTGTCACCAAAGCTCAGATTTCATCCTGAGCCACCCGCTCCAGCCCGGCGCGGTTGAGGATACGCAGGTGGCCGCGCTTGGTTTCCACCAGGCCAAGGCGGGTAAACTCGCGCAGGCGGCGGGTCACGAAAGCGCGGCCTGAGGCGGTTTCGGCAGCCAGCGCGTCATGGGTGATGCGGATCCCGTCGCTGTCCTGCGCCAGCCGCAGCAGCACCCGGGCGAGCCGGGCATCAAAGCCGGTGAGGGCAACGTCTTCGACCAGCTGCTCGTAATCGGCAAAGCGGCGGGCAACGGCGGTCAGGACCTCGCTGCGGAACGCCCCGTCCTTGGACATCGCCTCTCGAAAGGCGGCGTGGGGGATGATCTCCCCTTCCAGCGCGGTCTCCGCGACGCCCTCCGCCGCATAGGGGCGGCCATCGGTGAGGCAGGCAAAGGTCTGCAGGCAGATATCACCTGGGCCCACGCGGTATAGCACCACCTCGCGGCCGTTGGCGGCGGTCAGGGTGACCTTGATGCGGCCGGCGGTGAGGCGGACAAAGCCGGGGCAGTCCTGCCCCGGGCGGAACAGCACGGTGCCGGCGGCGCAGGACAGGCGGCTCATGCCTGTTTCCGGCGGCTGAGGGCGGTGCGGAATTCGGACAGGCGGAAGGCGCCGAGGGCCTGGCCCGCGGCGAAGTAGACCACGCCCCCCAGCACCACCAGCCCCAGCAGGGACAGGTAGCGCCAGTATTCCAGCGTGAACAGCCAGCCGGCGGTTTGCGCCACCGCGAACAGCACCGCGCCCATCACGGCGGAGGCCGCCAGGATGCGCCAGGCGCGGCGGCGGAAGCGGGCATCGAACCGGGCTTCCTCCCCCATGCTGCGGGCGCCGAGCGCCAGCAGCGCCACCATGGCCCAGCCAGCGGCAGAGGCGGCAATGGCGGGGGCGATCCAGCCCAGCACCGGCTTGAGGCCAAAGGCGAGCGCAGCGTTCACCGCCATCGCCACCATCGCATAGTGGAAGGGGGTCCGGGTGTCCTCGCGCGCGAAGTAAAGCGGCTGCAGCACCTTTTGCAGCATGAAGGCCGGCAGGCCCGCGCCGTAGATGGCAACGGCGATGGCAATGGCGGCGACATCTTCGGGGCCGGTGGCGCCGCGTTCATACAGGACCGAGACCAGCGGCAGCGGCACCGTGATGAAGGCAACGGCAGAGGGAACCGCGAGCAGCAGCGAGAACTCCCCGGCGCGCGATAGGGCGTCCTGCGAGCCTGCGCCGTCGCCGGCCCGCAGGCGGCGCGACAGGGCGGGCAGCAGCACGATGCCGACAGCAATGCCCACCACCCCCAGCGGCAGCTGATACAGGCGGTCGGCGATGAACAGCCAGCTGGCCGCCTTTTCGATGTCCGAGGCCACATACTGCCCGACCACCAGGTTGATCTGGGTGACGCCCATCGCCAGCGCGGCAGGCACGGCCACCCGGACCAGATTGCGCATTTCGCTGTTCCAGCGGGGCAGGCCGGGGCGCAGCCGTATCCCGGCCCTGTCAGCCGCCGCCCAGACCAGCGCCAGCTGGGCGACGCCGGCCGCCGGTATGGTCCAGACCAGCCAGGTGACCACCTCGCCGCCCAAGAGTGCGCCTGCGGTCATGGCTGCGCAGGTGAAGATGTTGAGCAGAACAGGCGCGGCGGCGGCGGCGGCAAAGCGCCCGGTGGCGTTCAGCACCCCGGAAAACAGCGCCGCCAGCGACATGAACAGGATGTAGGGAAACACGATATGGCCGAAACCCACCGCCATATCGAACCGCGCATCGCCGACAAAACCGCCGGCCGTCAGCCAGACCAGCCCCGGCATGAACACCATGCCCAGGCCCACCAGCGCCAGCACCGCGGCAGCCAGCAGGTTGAAGGCCTGCTGCGCATAGGCAGTGGCGTCTTCGCCGGCCTCGTAGCGTTTGGAGAATGCCGGGACAAAGGCCGCGTTGAAGGCGCCCTCGGCAAAGAACCGGCGGAACATATTGGGCAGGCGGAAGGCCACGATAAAGGCGTCCAGCACTGGCCCAGGCCCGATGAAGGCGGCGATCAGGATCTCGCGCGCAAAGCCGAGCACGCGGCTGGCCAGCGTCCAGAACCCGACGGTCAGGAACCCCGAAAGCAATCTGATTGGCTTCATATATCCGCCCGCTTTGCGCCCTCGGCAATCGCCTCGCGCAGCTTCCTGTCCAGCATCCGCTGCTTGGACTCCGAGTAGTATTTCAAGCCGAACATGTCCTTGACATAGAAGGCGTCCACCACCTGCTCGCCATAGGTCGCAATCACCGCATTGGCAATATAGACGTTGGCAGCGGCCAGGGTGCGCGCCAGATCATAGAGCAGGCCTGGGCGGTCGCGGGTATCGACCTCGATGATGGTGTAGATCTCCGAGCCCTCGTTGTCGAAGGTGATATGGGTCGGCACCTTGAAGGCGCGCTCGCGCTTCTTGATCTTGTCGCGGGATTTCAGCGCATCCCGGGCGATCACCTCGCCCTTGAGCGTCTTCTCGATCATCTGCTTGAGCCGGTGCAGGCGCATCGGGTCGAAGGGATGGCCCTCGCTGTCCTGGATCCAGAAGGCATCCGTCACATAGCCGTCCTTGGTGGTGTAGGAGCGCGCGTCCACCACATTCGCCCCGACCAGCGCCAGTGCGCCGACGATGCGGGCAAAGATGCCGGGGTGATCCTCCATCACGAAACAGGCGCGGGTGGCGTCGCGGTCCACGTCCGGATAGAGCCGGATCATCACCTCGCCCGGGTCGCCCTTTGCAGTGAACTCCCTCAGCATTTCGGCGAAATCCACATGCGCGGTGACATGCAGCCCGTGCCAGTAGGGCGGGTAGTGGCGGCCAGTCTCGGTCTTGAGGTCGGCCTTGGACCAGCCCGGCAGCGCCTGGCGCAGGGCCTTCTTGGCGGACGCGCCGCGGTGCTCGCGGTTGAGCGCTTCCATGCCGCCCTCAAGCGCGGCGCGGGTCTGGCCGTAAAGCGCGCGCAAAAGCGCCGCTTTCCAGTTGTTCCAGGTGTCCGGGCCAACGCCGCGGATGTCGCAGACGGTCAGCAGCAAGAGCAGGTCCAGCCGTTTGACGGTCTGCACCGCCTTGGCGAAATCGCGCACCGTGCGCGGGTCGGCGATGTCGCGTTTCTGGGCCATGTCCGACATCAGCAGGTGATAGCGGACCAGCCATTCCACAGTCTCGCATTCCGAAGGCTTCAGCCCCAGCCGGGGCGCCACCTTGCGGGCGATCTGGGCGCCCAGGATCGAATGGTCCTGCGCACGTCCCTTGCCGATGTCATGCAGCAGCATCGCCACCATCAGCACCTTGCGGTTCAGCCCCTTGCGCAGCACCTCCGAGGACAGCGGCAGCTCATCCTCCAGCTCGCCGCGCTCGATGGCGGCGAAATTGGCGATCACCTGGATGGTGTGTTCGTCCACCGTGTAGGAGTGGTACATGTTGAACTGCATCATCGCCACGATCGGCTCAAACTCCGGCAGGAATGCGGACAGCACGCCCAGCTCGTTCATCCGCCGCAGGGCGCGCTCGGGGTTGCCATGCTTCAGGAGCAGATCAAGGAACAGCCGCTGCGCCTCCTTGTCGTTGCGCATATTCTCGTCGATCAGGTTCAGGTTGGCGGTCACCAGCCGCATCGCATCCGGGTGGATCAGCATACCGGTGCGCAGCGCCTCCTCGAACAGCCGCAGCAGGTTGAGCTTGTCCTGCAGAAACGCCTGCGGGTCTGTCACGTCCAGCCTGTTATGCACCACCCGGTAGCCGGCCTTGGTCCGCGGGCGGCGGCGGAAGATCCGCTCCAGCAGCGGCGCGCCCTTCTGGTGGCTGGCTTCCAGTTTGGTCAGGAAAATCCGGGTCAGGTCGCCGACGCGGGTGGCGTGGCGGAAGTAATCCTGCATGAACAGCTCGACACCGCGGCGGCCGGCCTTGTCCTCATAGCCCATGCGCGCAGCGACCTCGACCTGCATGTCAAAGGTCAGCTGTTCGGTGGCGCGTCCGGTGGCCAGATGCAGGTGCGAGCGCACCGCCCACAGGAAGGCCGCCGCATTGGAAAACAGCTCCATCTCTTCGGCGCGGAACAGGCCCACGGGCACCAGGTCCTCGGCATCCTTGACCTGGTAAAGGTACTTGGCGATCCAGAACAGCGACTGCAGGTCGCGCAGGCCGCCCTTGCCCTCTTTCACGTTGGGTTCAACCACATAGCGCTGGCCCTGTTTCAGGTGGCGCGCGTCGCGCTCGGCCAGCTTCGCTTCGATGAACTGCTCGGCATCCTTGGAGAACAGCTCTGCCCGCAGCCGTTTGTCGAGCTCCTTGGCCAGCGGCGCGTGGCCGGCCAGGAAGCGGTGCTCCAGCATCGCGGTGCGGATGGTGTAATCCTCGCCGCCCAGCCGGATGCAATCCTTGATGGTGCGGCTGGCGTGGCCGACCTTCAGCCGCAGGTCCCACAGGATATAGAGCATGGATTCGATCACGCTCTCGGCCCAGGCGGTGATCTTGTAAGGGGTCAGAAACAGCAGATCGACGTCCGAGGCCGGCGCCATCTCGCCCCGTCCGTAGCCGCCGACCGCCATCACCGCGATGCGCTCGCCCCGGGTCGGGTTGGCCAGCGGGTGCAGCAGGCCGCTGGCGACGTGCAGCGCGGTGGTGACCA containing:
- a CDS encoding rhomboid family intramembrane serine protease — encoded protein: MSSQPNNAPLNPLPAAVVALVLIIIGIEAVLSLGARGILGGPEAIGWRLEAIQSYAFSSEIFWWMQDSGRWLPEHLKRFVSYTFVHGAFTHALFVCVFVLAMGKMVGEVMGDLAMVVIFILSGAGGALGYALLVSGGQPLIGGFPAVYGLIGAFTFLLWRSLASVGAQQSRAFSLIAFLMGAQLLFGLLFGGQKDWVADLAGFATGFGLSFFLAPGGWARIRNRIRHD
- a CDS encoding YgaP family membrane protein → MPRNEGTLDRALRIILGLILLSLVFIGPQTLWGLIGLVPLATGLMGYCPVYQILGLNTCPLKKQG
- a CDS encoding Crp/Fnr family transcriptional regulator; this translates as MSRLSCAAGTVLFRPGQDCPGFVRLTAGRIKVTLTAANGREVVLYRVGPGDICLQTFACLTDGRPYAAEGVAETALEGEIIPHAAFREAMSKDGAFRSEVLTAVARRFADYEQLVEDVALTGFDARLARVLLRLAQDSDGIRITHDALAAETASGRAFVTRRLREFTRLGLVETKRGHLRILNRAGLERVAQDEI
- the murJ gene encoding murein biosynthesis integral membrane protein MurJ, translating into MKPIRLLSGFLTVGFWTLASRVLGFAREILIAAFIGPGPVLDAFIVAFRLPNMFRRFFAEGAFNAAFVPAFSKRYEAGEDATAYAQQAFNLLAAAVLALVGLGMVFMPGLVWLTAGGFVGDARFDMAVGFGHIVFPYILFMSLAALFSGVLNATGRFAAAAAAPVLLNIFTCAAMTAGALLGGEVVTWLVWTIPAAGVAQLALVWAAADRAGIRLRPGLPRWNSEMRNLVRVAVPAALAMGVTQINLVVGQYVASDIEKAASWLFIADRLYQLPLGVVGIAVGIVLLPALSRRLRAGDGAGSQDALSRAGEFSLLLAVPSAVAFITVPLPLVSVLYERGATGPEDVAAIAIAVAIYGAGLPAFMLQKVLQPLYFAREDTRTPFHYAMVAMAVNAALAFGLKPVLGWIAPAIAASAAGWAMVALLALGARSMGEEARFDARFRRRAWRILAASAVMGAVLFAVAQTAGWLFTLEYWRYLSLLGLVVLGGVVYFAAGQALGAFRLSEFRTALSRRKQA
- a CDS encoding [protein-PII] uridylyltransferase, which produces MTQPQAASPAQDSEASARPPRRAANGFPEPLGPLICGPAEIFDAAAVRAQIDAAAADCTPAELRGETVKILRAANKAGRAVIAEAFAAKPFAARELTRSYTFLTDGLVTTALHVASGLLHPLANPTRGERIAVMAVGGYGRGEMAPASDVDLLFLTPYKITAWAESVIESMLYILWDLRLKVGHASRTIKDCIRLGGEDYTIRTAMLEHRFLAGHAPLAKELDKRLRAELFSKDAEQFIEAKLAERDARHLKQGQRYVVEPNVKEGKGGLRDLQSLFWIAKYLYQVKDAEDLVPVGLFRAEEMELFSNAAAFLWAVRSHLHLATGRATEQLTFDMQVEVAARMGYEDKAGRRGVELFMQDYFRHATRVGDLTRIFLTKLEASHQKGAPLLERIFRRRPRTKAGYRVVHNRLDVTDPQAFLQDKLNLLRLFEEALRTGMLIHPDAMRLVTANLNLIDENMRNDKEAQRLFLDLLLKHGNPERALRRMNELGVLSAFLPEFEPIVAMMQFNMYHSYTVDEHTIQVIANFAAIERGELEDELPLSSEVLRKGLNRKVLMVAMLLHDIGKGRAQDHSILGAQIARKVAPRLGLKPSECETVEWLVRYHLLMSDMAQKRDIADPRTVRDFAKAVQTVKRLDLLLLLTVCDIRGVGPDTWNNWKAALLRALYGQTRAALEGGMEALNREHRGASAKKALRQALPGWSKADLKTETGRHYPPYWHGLHVTAHVDFAEMLREFTAKGDPGEVMIRLYPDVDRDATRACFVMEDHPGIFARIVGALALVGANVVDARSYTTKDGYVTDAFWIQDSEGHPFDPMRLHRLKQMIEKTLKGEVIARDALKSRDKIKKRERAFKVPTHITFDNEGSEIYTIIEVDTRDRPGLLYDLARTLAAANVYIANAVIATYGEQVVDAFYVKDMFGLKYYSESKQRMLDRKLREAIAEGAKRADI